From one Streptomyces sp. R41 genomic stretch:
- a CDS encoding M16 family metallopeptidase: MGHTATAEADSGGLTATEHRLANGLRVVLSEDHLTPVAAVCLWYDVGSRHEVKGRTGLAHLFEHLMFQGSGQVKGNGHFELVQGAGGSLNGTTSFERTNYFETMPAHQLELALWLEADRMGSLLAALDDESMENQRDVVKNERRQRYDNVPYGTAFEKLTALAYPEGHPYHHTPIGSMADLDAATLEDARAFFRTYYAPNNAVLSVVGDIDPQQTLAWIEKYFGSIPGHDGKPAPRDGSLPETIGEQLREVVEEEVPARALMAAYRLPEDGTRAADAADVALTVLGGGESSRLYNRLVRRDRTAVAAGFGLLRLAGAPSLGWLDVKTSGDVEVPVIEAAVDEELARFAEEGPTAEEMERAQAQLEREWLDRLGTVAGRADELCRYAVLFGDPQLALTAVQRVLEVTAEEVQEVAKSRLRPDNRAVLVYEPIAPEDTDAADDTDEEAAK; encoded by the coding sequence ATGGGTCACACGGCCACAGCTGAGGCAGACTCCGGCGGCCTGACAGCGACCGAGCACCGCCTGGCCAACGGCCTGCGCGTGGTGCTCTCCGAGGATCACCTGACCCCGGTCGCGGCGGTGTGCCTCTGGTACGACGTCGGCTCGCGCCACGAGGTCAAGGGCCGTACCGGTCTGGCTCACCTCTTCGAGCACCTGATGTTCCAGGGCTCGGGCCAGGTGAAGGGCAACGGCCACTTCGAACTGGTGCAGGGCGCGGGCGGTTCGCTCAACGGCACCACGAGCTTCGAGCGCACCAACTACTTCGAGACCATGCCCGCCCACCAGCTGGAGCTCGCCCTCTGGCTGGAGGCCGACCGCATGGGCTCGCTGCTCGCCGCGCTCGACGACGAGTCCATGGAGAACCAGCGGGACGTCGTCAAGAACGAGCGCCGGCAGCGCTACGACAACGTGCCCTACGGCACCGCGTTCGAGAAACTGACGGCGCTGGCGTACCCCGAGGGCCACCCGTACCACCACACCCCGATCGGGTCGATGGCGGACCTGGACGCGGCCACCCTGGAGGACGCCCGCGCGTTCTTCCGCACGTACTACGCGCCCAACAACGCGGTGCTGTCGGTGGTCGGAGACATCGACCCGCAGCAGACGCTCGCCTGGATCGAGAAGTACTTCGGCTCCATCCCCGGGCACGACGGCAAGCCCGCCCCGCGCGACGGCTCGCTGCCCGAGACCATCGGCGAGCAGCTGCGCGAGGTCGTCGAGGAGGAGGTCCCGGCGCGCGCCCTGATGGCCGCCTACCGGCTCCCGGAGGACGGCACGCGCGCGGCCGACGCGGCCGACGTGGCGCTCACCGTCCTCGGCGGCGGCGAGTCCTCCCGGCTCTACAACCGGCTCGTACGCCGCGACCGCACCGCCGTCGCGGCCGGGTTCGGCCTGCTGCGGCTCGCCGGAGCGCCCTCCCTGGGGTGGCTGGACGTCAAGACGTCCGGCGACGTCGAGGTCCCGGTCATCGAGGCCGCCGTGGACGAGGAGCTCGCCCGGTTCGCCGAGGAGGGCCCCACGGCCGAGGAAATGGAGCGCGCCCAGGCCCAGTTGGAGCGCGAGTGGCTGGACCGGCTCGGCACCGTCGCGGGCCGCGCCGACGAACTGTGCCGGTACGCCGTCCTGTTCGGCGACCCGCAGCTCGCCCTGACCGCCGTGCAGCGCGTCCTGGAGGTCACCGCAGAGGAGGTCCAGGAGGTCGCCAAGTCCCGCCTGCGCCCCGACAACCGCGCGGTGCTCGTCTACGAGCCGATCGCCCCCGAAGACACCGACGCCGCTGACGACACCGACGAGGAGGCGGCGAAGTGA
- a CDS encoding GTP-binding protein — MEQSAAKQIPVVLLAGFLGSGKTTLLNHLLHRSGGSRIGAIVNDFGAIEIDAMAVAGALGDSTVSLGNGCLCCAVDASELDEYLGRLAQPSTRIDVIVIEASGLAEPQELVRMVLASEHPRIVYGGLVEVVDAAEFGGTREKHPEIDRHLALADLVVVNKVDRAEDGEQVLRVVRELADRAAVVPATYGRIDPELLFDCRPSEERIGQLSFDDLHRQTEGDHQDHRDHLHSAYDTLSFSSGVPLSPRRLMDFLDSRPEGLYRIKGYVDFGVQDSVNRYAVHAVGRFLRFYPEPWGRAEARLTQLVLIGSGIDTAALTKELEACTEDAPHADEHSMWGVLRYVQASLVQDEEPEGLEEAG, encoded by the coding sequence ATCGAGCAGAGCGCGGCCAAGCAGATTCCGGTCGTTCTCCTCGCCGGATTCCTGGGCTCCGGCAAGACCACCTTGCTGAATCATCTGCTGCACCGCAGCGGCGGCAGCCGGATCGGGGCCATCGTCAACGACTTCGGCGCCATCGAGATCGACGCCATGGCGGTGGCGGGAGCGCTGGGGGATTCCACCGTTTCCCTGGGGAACGGGTGCCTGTGCTGTGCCGTCGACGCCAGTGAACTCGATGAGTATCTGGGGCGGCTTGCCCAGCCCTCGACCCGTATCGACGTCATCGTCATCGAGGCGAGCGGGCTCGCCGAGCCCCAGGAGCTCGTGCGGATGGTGCTCGCCAGTGAGCATCCGCGGATCGTCTACGGCGGGCTCGTCGAGGTGGTCGACGCGGCCGAGTTCGGCGGGACGCGCGAGAAGCACCCCGAGATCGACCGGCATCTCGCTCTCGCCGATCTCGTCGTCGTCAACAAGGTCGATCGGGCGGAGGACGGCGAGCAGGTGCTTCGCGTCGTCCGGGAACTCGCCGATCGCGCCGCCGTCGTGCCCGCCACCTACGGCCGTATCGACCCCGAGCTCCTCTTCGACTGCAGGCCGAGCGAGGAGCGCATCGGGCAGCTGTCCTTCGACGATCTGCACCGGCAGACGGAGGGCGATCACCAGGACCACCGCGACCATCTGCACTCCGCCTACGACACCCTCTCGTTCAGCTCCGGCGTGCCGCTCAGCCCCCGACGGCTGATGGACTTCCTCGACAGCAGGCCCGAGGGGCTCTACCGCATCAAGGGGTACGTCGATTTCGGCGTCCAGGACAGCGTCAATCGGTATGCCGTGCATGCCGTCGGGCGGTTCCTGCGCTTCTACCCGGAGCCCTGGGGCCGTGCCGAGGCGCGTCTCACCCAGCTCGTCCTGATCGGCTCCGGCATCGACACGGCGGCTCTGACCAAGGAACTGGAGGCGTGCACAGAGGACGCCCCACACGCCGACGAGCACAGCATGTGGGGCGTTCTCCGCTACGTGCAGGCCAGCCTCGTACAGGACGAGGAGCCCGAAGGCCTCGAAGAGGCCGGCTGA
- a CDS encoding DNA topoisomerase (ATP-hydrolyzing) subunit A has protein sequence MARRSTKTPPPDDSYEEKILDIDVVDEMQGSFLEYAYSVIYSRALPDARDGLKPVHRRIVYQMNEMGLRPDRGYVKCARVVGEVMGKLHPHGDASIYDALVRLAQPFSMRLPLVDGHGNFGSLGNDDPPAAMRYTECRMADATSLMTESIDENTVDFTPNYDGQEQEPDVLPAAYPNLLVNGSSGIAVGMATNMPPHNLGEVIAAARHLIRYPGADLETLMKYIPGPDLPTGGRIVGLSGIRDAYESGRGTFKIRATVSVDNVTARRKGLVVTELPFTVGPEKVIAKIKDLVGNKKLQGIADVKDLTDRAHGLRLVIEIKNGFVPEAVLEQLYKLTPMEESFGINNVALVDGQPLTLGLKELLEVYLDHRFDVVRRRSEFRRGKKRDRLHLVEGLLVALLDIDEVIRLIRSSDNSAQAKERLIERFSLSEIQTQYILDTPLRRLTKFDRIELESERDRLNGEIDELTGILESDAELRKLVSGELASVAKKFGTDRRTVLLESAGTPAATVPLQVADDPCRVLLSSTGLLARTANGDPFEDAEDAKRTKHDVIVSAVPATARGEIGVVISSGRLLRLNVVDLPQLPETAARPNLSGGAPISEFLSSLEPDETVICLTTLDESSPGLALGTEQGVVKRVVPDYPSNKEELEVITLKDGDRIVGAVELRTGEEDLVFITDDAQLLRYQASQVRPQGRAAGGMAGIKLTDGAKVISFTAVDPAVDAVVFTVAGSRGTLDDSVQTTAKLTPFDQYPRKGRATGGVRCQRFLKGEDCLSLAWAGAAPARAAQKNGTPAELPEMDPRRDGSGVSLAKTVSVVAGPV, from the coding sequence ATGGCCCGCCGCAGCACGAAGACCCCGCCGCCCGACGACTCGTACGAGGAGAAGATCCTCGACATCGACGTCGTGGACGAAATGCAGGGCTCCTTCCTCGAGTACGCGTACTCGGTCATCTACTCGCGAGCCCTGCCGGACGCGCGCGACGGCCTCAAGCCCGTGCACCGCCGCATCGTCTACCAGATGAACGAGATGGGCCTGCGCCCCGACCGCGGCTATGTGAAGTGCGCCCGCGTCGTCGGCGAGGTCATGGGTAAGCTCCACCCGCACGGAGACGCGTCGATCTACGACGCGCTCGTGCGCCTGGCCCAGCCCTTCTCGATGCGCCTGCCGCTGGTCGACGGGCACGGCAACTTCGGCTCGCTCGGCAACGACGACCCGCCGGCCGCCATGCGTTACACCGAGTGCCGGATGGCCGACGCGACGTCACTGATGACCGAGTCGATCGACGAGAACACGGTCGACTTCACGCCGAACTACGACGGCCAGGAGCAGGAGCCCGACGTCCTCCCGGCGGCGTACCCGAATCTCCTGGTCAACGGCTCGTCCGGCATCGCCGTCGGCATGGCCACCAACATGCCGCCGCACAACCTCGGCGAGGTCATCGCCGCCGCCCGCCACCTGATCCGCTACCCGGGCGCCGACCTCGAAACGCTGATGAAGTACATCCCGGGCCCCGACCTGCCCACCGGCGGCCGGATCGTCGGACTCTCCGGGATCAGGGACGCGTACGAGTCGGGCCGCGGCACCTTCAAGATCCGCGCCACGGTGTCGGTGGACAACGTGACGGCGCGCCGCAAGGGCCTCGTCGTCACCGAACTGCCCTTCACCGTCGGCCCGGAGAAGGTGATCGCGAAGATCAAGGACCTCGTCGGCAACAAGAAGCTGCAGGGCATCGCCGATGTGAAGGACCTCACCGACCGTGCGCACGGTCTGCGCCTGGTGATCGAGATCAAGAACGGCTTCGTGCCGGAAGCGGTCCTGGAGCAGCTCTACAAGCTGACGCCGATGGAGGAGTCCTTCGGTATCAACAACGTGGCGCTGGTGGACGGCCAGCCGCTCACCCTGGGCCTCAAGGAGCTCCTGGAGGTCTACCTCGACCACCGCTTCGACGTCGTGCGCCGCCGCAGCGAGTTCCGCCGCGGCAAGAAGCGCGACCGGCTGCACCTGGTCGAGGGCCTGCTCGTCGCCCTCCTGGACATCGACGAGGTCATCCGACTCATCCGCTCCAGCGACAACTCGGCGCAGGCCAAGGAGCGCCTGATCGAGCGCTTCTCGCTGAGCGAGATCCAGACGCAGTACATCCTGGACACGCCGCTGCGCCGCCTCACCAAGTTCGACCGCATCGAGCTGGAGTCGGAGCGCGACCGGCTCAACGGCGAGATCGACGAGCTGACCGGCATCCTGGAGTCGGACGCGGAGCTGCGCAAGCTGGTCTCGGGCGAACTGGCATCGGTGGCCAAGAAGTTCGGCACCGACCGGCGTACGGTACTCCTGGAGTCCGCCGGCACCCCCGCCGCGACGGTCCCGCTCCAGGTGGCGGACGACCCGTGCCGGGTGCTGCTGTCCTCGACGGGTCTCCTCGCCCGTACGGCCAACGGCGACCCCTTCGAGGACGCCGAGGACGCCAAGCGCACCAAGCACGACGTGATCGTCTCCGCGGTGCCCGCGACAGCGCGCGGCGAGATCGGCGTGGTGATCTCTTCGGGCCGCCTGCTGCGACTGAACGTGGTCGACCTCCCGCAGCTGCCGGAGACCGCGGCGCGGCCCAACCTCTCCGGGGGCGCGCCGATTTCGGAGTTCCTGTCCTCCCTGGAGCCGGACGAGACGGTGATCTGCCTGACGACGCTCGACGAGTCGTCGCCCGGCCTGGCGCTCGGCACGGAGCAGGGTGTCGTCAAGCGCGTGGTACCCGACTACCCCTCGAACAAGGAGGAGTTGGAGGTCATCACGCTCAAGGACGGCGACCGGATCGTCGGCGCGGTCGAGCTGCGCACAGGCGAGGAGGACCTGGTCTTCATCACGGACGACGCCCAGCTGCTGCGCTACCAGGCCTCGCAGGTGCGCCCGCAGGGTCGTGCGGCGGGCGGCATGGCGGGCATCAAACTGACCGACGGCGCGAAGGTGATCTCCTTCACGGCGGTCGACCCGGCGGTGGACGCGGTGGTGTTCACGGTGGCGGGCTCGCGCGGCACGCTGGACGACTCGGTCCAGACCACGGCCAAGCTGACACCCTTCGACCAGTACCCGCGCAAGGGCCGCGCCACGGGTGGCGTGCGCTGCCAGCGGTTCCTGAAGGGCGAGGACTGCCTGTCGCTGGCCTGGGCCGGCGCGGCACCGGCACGGGCCGCGCAGAAGAACGGCACGCCCGCCGAACTGCCGGAGATGGACCCGCGCCGCGACGGCTCGGGCGTATCGCTGGCGAAGACGGTGTCGGTGGTGGCGGGCCCGGTGTAG
- a CDS encoding DUF6082 family protein, with protein MRGLSSAATAGFAFAVGVLVVLAAQQRRFEALRLRVVQVEQADDRNARLAEQQRFQTYLLDKALDDPDLAEVLSTIDEVDPTRRRQYLFANAMYTNILRAYRAGDVNWDELHGHLRVICQSAIFRDYWDATRHHRASLKKASQEARVGRMVDALIRDLDESDTEEWWVVGEPSAE; from the coding sequence GTGCGGGGGTTGAGTTCCGCCGCAACGGCGGGATTCGCCTTCGCAGTCGGGGTGCTCGTGGTCCTGGCCGCTCAACAGCGACGTTTCGAGGCACTCCGCCTGCGGGTCGTACAAGTGGAGCAGGCCGACGACCGGAACGCGAGGCTCGCGGAGCAACAGCGCTTTCAGACGTACCTGCTCGACAAGGCTCTGGACGATCCGGATCTCGCCGAGGTCCTGAGCACCATCGACGAGGTGGACCCGACCCGGCGGCGTCAGTACCTCTTCGCCAACGCGATGTACACCAACATCCTTCGTGCCTACCGGGCGGGAGACGTCAACTGGGACGAGCTCCATGGCCATCTTCGAGTGATCTGCCAGAGTGCGATCTTTCGCGACTACTGGGACGCCACCCGCCACCATCGCGCGAGCCTCAAGAAGGCGTCGCAGGAGGCGCGAGTGGGCCGAATGGTGGACGCGCTCATCCGCGATCTGGACGAATCAGACACCGAGGAGTGGTGGGTCGTAGGCGAGCCGTCAGCAGAGTAG
- a CDS encoding citrate synthase/methylcitrate synthase, whose protein sequence is MPINRAASTSVDVPRGLAGVVVTDTEVGDVRGLEGFYHYRQYSAVELAQTRGFEDVWHLLVHGELPDAAQRAAFTAQTAALRGLPDDVRAALPAIAAATGLSGPLAGLRTALSLLGAALAFRPVYDIDADRRRADTLAASAAVPTLLTALYRLGQGLEPVEPRDDLGYAANYLYMLTGSEPDAARARAVEQYLISTIDHGFNASTFTARVITSTGADVAACLVGAVGALSGPLHGGAPSRALDTLDAIGTPDRIDPWIRERVLAGDRIMGFGHPIYRTEDPRSRMLRGIAQQFGGPLVDFAVEVEHQVEAILAELKPGRELHTNVEFYAGVVMELCGLPREMFTPTFAAARVVGWSANILEQAEDPKIIRPVARYVGSGAPVAVPTVA, encoded by the coding sequence ATGCCGATCAACCGGGCCGCGTCCACCTCTGTCGATGTACCGCGAGGACTCGCGGGCGTCGTCGTCACCGACACCGAAGTGGGTGACGTCAGGGGGCTGGAGGGCTTCTACCACTACCGGCAGTACTCGGCCGTCGAACTCGCGCAGACCCGCGGCTTCGAGGACGTCTGGCATCTGCTGGTCCATGGCGAACTGCCCGACGCGGCTCAGCGCGCCGCCTTCACCGCGCAGACCGCGGCGCTGCGCGGGCTGCCGGACGACGTGCGGGCCGCGCTGCCCGCGATCGCGGCGGCGACGGGGCTGTCGGGACCTCTGGCCGGACTGCGCACCGCGCTGTCCCTGCTCGGCGCCGCATTGGCGTTCCGGCCGGTGTACGACATCGACGCCGACCGGCGTCGAGCGGACACCCTCGCGGCGTCCGCGGCCGTACCGACGCTGCTCACCGCGCTGTACCGGCTCGGGCAGGGGCTGGAGCCGGTGGAGCCGCGTGACGACCTCGGATACGCGGCCAACTATCTGTACATGTTGACGGGTTCGGAGCCGGATGCCGCGCGCGCCCGGGCCGTCGAGCAATACTTGATATCGACTATTGACCACGGATTCAATGCATCAACGTTCACGGCGCGGGTGATCACGTCGACGGGGGCGGATGTGGCGGCGTGCCTCGTGGGCGCGGTCGGTGCCCTCTCGGGGCCTCTCCACGGCGGTGCTCCCAGTCGAGCCCTCGACACCCTCGATGCGATCGGCACCCCCGACCGCATCGACCCGTGGATCCGTGAACGTGTCCTCGCCGGCGATCGCATCATGGGCTTCGGTCACCCCATCTACCGCACGGAAGACCCCCGTTCGCGCATGCTCCGCGGTATCGCGCAACAGTTCGGTGGCCCACTGGTCGACTTCGCCGTCGAGGTCGAACACCAGGTGGAAGCGATCCTGGCCGAGCTCAAGCCCGGTCGCGAGCTGCACACGAACGTGGAGTTCTACGCCGGCGTGGTCATGGAACTCTGCGGCCTGCCCCGGGAGATGTTCACCCCCACCTTCGCCGCGGCCCGCGTCGTCGGCTGGAGCGCCAACATCCTGGAACAGGCGGAGGACCCGAAGATCATTCGGCCGGTGGCTCGGTATGTGGGGTCGGGAGCGCCGGTGGCGGTGCCGACGGTGGCCTAG